One genomic region from Terriglobus aquaticus encodes:
- a CDS encoding cellulose synthase operon protein YhjQ/BcsQ, protein MDNANARADEQPLAPETPEDVAILYSWANLPGAKYRDFSASRREYRAQQRARAAEAQRQAELKAARELEEAAQQEVERAQKQLEASRQAEAKAAADAAADAEAKRHAEEILRRAEERAEQERQEALRRQQSAEDLRVMAERAQEEMLEARKRAEEQAARYAEAEQSKPQAGPKGRMLPGETSDPYYYSGPVDPAFFASTPGVRTARPARVSTERKAYVYPMHPGSEDFDSGTIVAFRGNAQFAPSPLNGLPDRGLPMTEAAGERSDTGLGLTESRRPAAAVDDRDTGYNLDEDYYDGDHVARVFAPSPRTRVRGESAPSDLHIRPASRVSGERERPVRAVRPSPLSLRATPSEVPQQPVEERRVPEIFVETAEPAAVPEASPVAVGSGEEVVRERYDPSPVFLASSAEGRRDAPLQETKSEPVKEHGVPFFSPLDLRGNGEETLPPLPFEKSGLLEDVESPRMFLPGPRRRVLQTEAEPTLEETRQRDAAAAEGEVRSQAEAESRDKLDRFVQDAEGARAPVSDVSPGMLAEAVLKSGEVVAHQEQTVQWRSLPRTGESGFRRRRQPGREPVARTVRQPRSQQDAESVADHAAPPAWLSGERVPAQPAEAAKVEGGAGPDVPATPGDPGVPGPRPVLRRQPSNLRPRSQRSNPEVRPTRASSDPNVVVAGPLPETADTLQQSRERVAARWFALSGLMGSERQSGEPRVGERSGARPAPLLSVLSISGGVGKTSIVATLGRALSALGEKVMLADTNVHGILPYYFGAREQKPGAVRTFSPPPGSSDAPVVLVSYDADGRAYDDAGQKRVLEDLHRRSSQVQRVLVDAGVNSAWLARAVAGTNPWVLVPVAPDMNSVLGTQAVERLFQDVTGIDGRPVKPYYVLNQYDPSMPLHLDVREVLRQFLGDRLLPIMLQRTPVVSEALAEGMTVIDYAPRAPIATDYMNLANWVRKLADPGLSYARPARWSER, encoded by the coding sequence GTGGACAACGCAAACGCAAGGGCCGACGAGCAGCCCCTGGCTCCGGAGACACCGGAAGATGTCGCGATTCTGTACTCGTGGGCAAATCTGCCCGGAGCCAAGTACCGCGACTTTTCCGCATCGCGCCGGGAGTACCGGGCGCAGCAGCGGGCTCGTGCCGCAGAGGCGCAGCGGCAGGCGGAGCTGAAGGCTGCCCGCGAACTGGAAGAGGCGGCCCAGCAAGAGGTTGAGCGCGCACAGAAACAACTTGAAGCGTCCCGGCAGGCGGAAGCGAAGGCTGCGGCGGATGCTGCAGCGGATGCCGAAGCCAAACGGCATGCCGAAGAGATACTGCGGCGTGCCGAGGAACGTGCAGAGCAGGAGCGGCAGGAGGCCCTGCGGCGGCAACAATCCGCGGAAGACCTGCGAGTGATGGCCGAGCGTGCGCAGGAAGAGATGCTGGAGGCGCGCAAGCGGGCCGAAGAACAGGCCGCCAGATACGCGGAGGCTGAGCAGTCGAAGCCCCAGGCCGGACCGAAAGGGCGCATGCTGCCGGGGGAGACCTCGGACCCGTACTACTACTCGGGGCCTGTGGACCCGGCGTTCTTTGCGTCGACGCCCGGCGTACGAACGGCACGGCCGGCGCGTGTGTCGACCGAGCGGAAGGCCTACGTGTATCCCATGCATCCTGGCTCGGAGGACTTCGACTCGGGCACCATCGTGGCGTTCCGCGGAAATGCGCAGTTTGCGCCGTCGCCGCTGAACGGTCTGCCGGACCGGGGTCTGCCGATGACGGAAGCTGCCGGGGAACGCAGCGACACCGGCTTGGGATTGACGGAGTCGCGGCGACCGGCTGCGGCTGTGGACGATCGGGACACCGGCTACAACCTGGACGAGGACTATTACGACGGAGACCATGTAGCGCGCGTCTTTGCGCCGTCGCCGCGAACCAGAGTACGTGGCGAGAGCGCGCCTTCGGACCTGCATATCCGGCCTGCAAGCCGCGTCAGCGGGGAACGCGAGCGTCCGGTGCGCGCGGTGCGACCGTCGCCGCTGTCGCTGCGAGCGACGCCGTCCGAAGTGCCCCAGCAACCGGTCGAAGAACGGCGAGTCCCCGAGATCTTTGTGGAGACAGCGGAACCCGCGGCGGTTCCGGAGGCAAGTCCAGTCGCAGTGGGATCAGGTGAGGAGGTCGTCAGGGAGCGCTATGACCCAAGTCCCGTGTTCCTTGCCAGCAGTGCTGAAGGGCGCCGTGACGCCCCCTTGCAGGAGACGAAGAGCGAACCAGTGAAGGAGCACGGGGTGCCGTTCTTCAGCCCGCTGGACCTCCGTGGCAACGGCGAAGAGACATTGCCGCCGCTGCCGTTTGAGAAGAGTGGGCTTCTGGAGGATGTCGAGAGTCCGAGGATGTTTCTTCCGGGCCCACGGCGGCGAGTGTTGCAGACGGAAGCGGAGCCGACGCTGGAGGAGACGCGCCAGCGCGACGCGGCTGCGGCGGAGGGCGAAGTTCGGTCGCAAGCGGAAGCCGAGAGCCGAGACAAGCTCGACCGCTTCGTGCAGGATGCCGAGGGCGCAAGGGCTCCAGTGAGCGACGTGTCGCCGGGCATGCTGGCGGAAGCGGTGTTGAAGTCGGGTGAAGTGGTCGCGCACCAGGAGCAAACCGTGCAATGGCGATCCCTGCCGCGGACGGGCGAGAGCGGCTTTCGGCGGCGACGGCAGCCGGGCAGAGAACCGGTGGCTCGCACGGTTCGGCAGCCCCGGTCGCAGCAGGATGCGGAGAGTGTGGCGGATCATGCGGCGCCTCCGGCATGGCTCAGCGGAGAACGTGTGCCGGCGCAGCCTGCCGAGGCAGCAAAGGTAGAGGGTGGAGCGGGACCGGATGTTCCGGCGACGCCTGGTGACCCTGGCGTGCCGGGGCCGCGACCGGTGCTTAGGCGCCAGCCTTCCAACCTGCGGCCGCGCTCGCAGCGATCGAATCCGGAGGTCCGGCCGACGCGAGCTTCCTCAGACCCGAATGTGGTCGTGGCGGGACCGTTGCCTGAAACGGCAGACACGCTGCAGCAGTCACGGGAGCGGGTGGCGGCGCGGTGGTTTGCCTTGAGCGGTTTGATGGGGTCGGAACGGCAAAGCGGGGAACCGCGCGTCGGGGAGCGCTCTGGGGCGCGGCCTGCACCTCTCCTGTCCGTGTTGTCGATCAGCGGTGGCGTGGGGAAGACCAGCATCGTGGCGACCCTGGGCCGGGCCTTGTCTGCCCTGGGCGAAAAGGTGATGCTGGCGGACACCAACGTTCATGGCATTTTGCCGTACTACTTTGGCGCTCGCGAGCAAAAGCCGGGCGCGGTTCGGACATTTTCTCCACCACCCGGGAGCAGCGACGCGCCCGTGGTGCTGGTGAGCTATGACGCGGATGGCCGGGCCTACGACGACGCGGGGCAGAAGCGTGTTCTGGAAGACCTGCACCGGCGTTCGAGCCAGGTGCAACGTGTGCTGGTGGACGCCGGCGTAAACAGCGCGTGGCTGGCCCGCGCGGTGGCAGGAACGAACCCGTGGGTGCTGGTGCCGGTGGCCCCGGATATGAACTCGGTGTTGGGCACACAGGCGGTGGAGCGGCTGTTCCAGGATGTGACCGGAATCGACGGACGGCCGGTGAAGCCCTATTACGTGCTGAACCAATACGACCCCTCGATGCCGCTGCATTTGGACGTGCGTGAAGTCCTGCGCCAGTTCCTGGGTGACCGTCTCCTGCCGATCATGCTGCAGCGCACGCCGGTCGTTTCCGAAGCACTGGCGGAAGGCATGACCGTGATTGACTACGCGCCGCGCGCTCCGATTGCAACGGATTACATGAACCTGGCGAACTGGGTACGGAAACTCGCCGATCCCGGGCTGAGCTACGCGCGCCCGGCGCGGTGGAGCGAGCGATGA
- a CDS encoding thiazole synthase — protein sequence MEPLVIAGKAFESRLIVGTGKYKDGPETRDAVERSGAEMVTVAVRRVNLDRSTESLLDYLDPERYFLLPNTAGCYTGEEAIRAAMLAREVGLSDWVKIEVIGDQRTLYPDVAGTLMATEVLVKEGFTVLPYTSDDIVFAKRLIDVGAAAVMPLGAPIGSGLGLQNTANLRILRELITEVPLIVDAGVGTASDAAVAMEMGFDAVLMNTAIAEAKNPVLMAEAMGHAVLAGRQAYLAGRMPRRLYASASSPLEGVSR from the coding sequence ATGGAACCTCTGGTGATTGCGGGCAAGGCGTTTGAGTCGCGGCTGATCGTGGGCACGGGCAAGTACAAGGACGGCCCGGAGACGCGAGACGCGGTGGAGCGCAGCGGCGCGGAGATGGTGACGGTCGCGGTGCGTCGCGTGAACCTGGACCGCTCGACCGAGTCCCTGCTGGACTACCTGGACCCGGAGCGGTACTTCCTGCTGCCGAATACGGCGGGTTGTTACACGGGGGAGGAGGCGATCCGCGCGGCGATGCTGGCGCGTGAAGTCGGCCTGTCGGACTGGGTGAAGATCGAGGTGATCGGGGACCAGAGGACGCTGTATCCCGATGTGGCCGGGACGCTGATGGCAACCGAGGTACTCGTGAAGGAAGGCTTCACAGTTCTGCCGTATACCTCTGATGACATTGTGTTTGCAAAGAGGCTGATCGACGTGGGAGCGGCGGCGGTGATGCCGCTGGGAGCGCCGATCGGGTCGGGCCTTGGCCTGCAGAACACGGCGAACCTTCGCATTCTGCGCGAGCTGATCACCGAAGTTCCGCTGATTGTGGACGCCGGGGTTGGAACCGCGAGCGACGCTGCCGTCGCGATGGAAATGGGGTTCGATGCGGTGCTGATGAACACGGCGATCGCCGAGGCGAAGAATCCGGTTCTGATGGCGGAGGCGATGGGGCACGCGGTTCTGGCGGGGCGGCAGGCGTACCTGGCCGGCCGGATGCCGCGACGGCTCTACGCGTCGGCGAGTTCGCCGCTGGAGGGCGTTTCGCGGTAA
- a CDS encoding prepilin peptidase gives MLAEIATLAFALLLGLAFGSFLNVCIARLPSGESVVTPRSHCRSCNAPLRKRDNIPLLSYLLLRGRCHACGAPIPIRYPLVEVATAIWFALSALPLARLLADPASSGDALLASAVHFVAMAVLGFLLIGLAVMDWTDPRPTGYLPNEFTLGGLAAGIFFTFAESFFVPPVAVKTLFTPEEVFIAHRLLAALLGFLVLWLIRTVYRLVRKRPGMGAGDARLLAMMGSFLGLAPLCVAFLVGTGLAAIVGAALLVTRRGTAATPLRYGSFLAVGGLFAALWGDRLATWYLSLFR, from the coding sequence ATGCTCGCCGAGATCGCAACGCTCGCTTTCGCCCTTCTGCTGGGCCTTGCCTTTGGCAGCTTCCTCAACGTCTGCATCGCGCGCCTTCCAAGTGGTGAGTCGGTCGTTACTCCGCGCTCCCATTGCAGATCGTGCAACGCACCTCTGCGCAAGCGGGACAACATCCCGCTCCTCAGCTATCTCCTGCTGCGCGGACGCTGCCACGCCTGCGGCGCTCCCATCCCAATCCGCTATCCACTGGTAGAAGTCGCAACCGCCATCTGGTTCGCCCTCAGTGCCCTGCCACTTGCCCGCCTGCTCGCCGACCCCGCCAGCAGCGGCGACGCCCTGCTCGCGTCCGCGGTCCACTTCGTCGCCATGGCCGTGCTGGGCTTCCTACTAATCGGCCTCGCCGTCATGGACTGGACCGACCCGCGCCCCACCGGCTACCTGCCGAACGAGTTCACCCTCGGGGGCCTGGCCGCCGGCATCTTCTTCACTTTCGCCGAGTCGTTCTTCGTGCCACCTGTAGCGGTCAAGACCCTCTTCACCCCAGAAGAGGTCTTCATCGCCCACCGCCTGCTCGCCGCCCTGCTCGGCTTTTTGGTTCTCTGGCTCATCCGCACCGTATACCGCCTCGTCCGCAAGCGGCCCGGCATGGGTGCTGGCGACGCCCGCCTGCTCGCCATGATGGGCAGCTTTCTCGGCCTGGCCCCGCTCTGCGTCGCATTCCTGGTCGGCACCGGCCTCGCCGCCATCGTCGGCGCCGCACTTCTCGTCACCCGGCGAGGCACCGCCGCGACCCCTCTGCGCTACGGCAGCTTCCTCGCGGTCGGCGGCCTCTTCGCCGCCCTCTGGGGAGACCGCCTCGCCACCTGGTACCTCTCTCTTTTCCGGTAG
- a CDS encoding NADH-quinone oxidoreductase subunit A → MNTAHPYIWNYIPLAFQLLIAIGMAGGMVGASYFIGKKRQSRVKAGAYECGMEPIGDARGRFSVRFYMVAMLFILFDVEAVFMLPWAVIFRQLHGITGSRLFGFWEMLVYLGFVAVGLFYVWKKGILDWSNDRADL, encoded by the coding sequence ATGAACACGGCGCATCCCTACATCTGGAATTACATTCCGCTCGCCTTCCAACTGCTCATCGCCATCGGCATGGCCGGTGGCATGGTCGGCGCTTCGTATTTCATCGGCAAGAAGCGCCAGAGCCGGGTCAAGGCAGGCGCCTATGAATGCGGCATGGAACCCATCGGCGACGCCCGCGGCCGCTTCTCGGTCCGCTTCTACATGGTCGCCATGCTCTTCATCCTCTTCGACGTCGAAGCCGTCTTCATGCTTCCCTGGGCCGTGATCTTCCGCCAGCTCCACGGCATCACCGGCTCGCGCCTCTTCGGCTTCTGGGAAATGCTCGTATACCTCGGCTTCGTCGCCGTCGGCCTCTTCTACGTCTGGAAGAAGGGCATCCTCGACTGGTCCAACGACCGCGCCGACCTGTAG
- a CDS encoding NADH-quinone oxidoreductase subunit C — MSEPILGLEAVEAALPGNAGIAALRSLAARVKWDRNELTITVAPENIVAAARAVQAAGYNFFEDCTAVDWYPSEPRFQVTYHIVSHSLKQRIRLAVMLSGDDPAVETITSVWPSANFYEREVFDLFGIHITGHPNLTRIMMPTDWKGHPLRKDYPVEGYR, encoded by the coding sequence ATGTCAGAACCAATCCTTGGCCTCGAAGCCGTCGAAGCAGCCCTCCCCGGCAACGCCGGTATCGCCGCTCTCCGCAGCCTCGCCGCCCGCGTCAAGTGGGACCGCAACGAGCTGACCATCACCGTCGCGCCAGAGAACATCGTTGCCGCCGCTCGCGCCGTCCAGGCCGCCGGTTACAACTTCTTTGAGGACTGCACCGCCGTCGACTGGTACCCGTCCGAGCCGCGCTTCCAGGTCACCTACCACATCGTTTCGCACAGCTTGAAGCAGCGCATCCGCCTGGCCGTCATGCTCTCGGGCGACGACCCCGCGGTCGAAACCATCACCTCCGTCTGGCCCTCCGCCAACTTCTACGAGCGCGAGGTCTTCGACCTCTTCGGCATTCACATCACTGGTCATCCCAACCTCACCCGCATCATGATGCCGACCGACTGGAAGGGCCACCCGCTCCGCAAGGACTACCCCGTCGAAGGCTACCGCTAG
- the nuoD gene encoding NADH dehydrogenase (quinone) subunit D, which yields MATITPPEVLIPGIDDVIHDAQKHAKDPGGEQTMVLNMGPQHPSTHGVLRLVLEIDGETVVSLAPDIGYLHTGIEKTCEAKFYQQIVPLTDRIDYLSPMSNELCYVLAVEKLLQLEIPDRAQTLRVLMNELTRIQSHLVWLGTHAMDIGALTVFLYCFREREEILRIFEMLSGQRMMASYFRVGGVSMEPPLDFWPKVRKFLKIMPEKIAEYEALLSGNPIWISRLKGVGPLSAADAIALGVSGPPLRASGVDWDLRRDMPYSGYEKYQFKVPTSTVGDVWARYAVRMEEMYESVKICTQALDRMPEGAIVADAPKIVLPEREQMKTQMESLIHHFKIVTEGFAVPAGEVFQTIDSPRGLMGYYVVSDGTAKPLRVHMRNPSFATLQALETMCKGKLLGDVVAVIGSIDIVLGEIDR from the coding sequence ATGGCGACCATCACACCTCCCGAAGTTCTCATCCCCGGCATCGACGACGTCATCCACGACGCCCAGAAGCACGCCAAGGATCCCGGCGGCGAACAGACCATGGTCCTCAACATGGGGCCGCAGCACCCGTCCACCCACGGCGTGCTCCGCCTGGTGCTCGAGATCGATGGCGAAACCGTCGTCTCCCTCGCGCCCGACATCGGCTACCTCCACACCGGCATTGAGAAGACCTGCGAAGCCAAGTTCTACCAGCAGATCGTCCCGCTCACCGACCGCATCGACTATCTCTCGCCCATGTCGAACGAGCTCTGCTACGTGCTCGCGGTCGAGAAGCTCCTCCAGCTTGAGATCCCAGACCGCGCCCAGACCCTGCGCGTCCTCATGAATGAGCTCACCCGCATCCAGTCCCATCTGGTCTGGCTCGGAACGCACGCCATGGACATCGGCGCGCTCACCGTCTTCCTCTACTGCTTCCGCGAACGCGAAGAGATCCTCCGCATCTTCGAAATGCTCAGCGGTCAGCGCATGATGGCCAGCTACTTCCGCGTTGGTGGCGTCAGCATGGAACCGCCACTCGACTTCTGGCCCAAGGTCCGCAAGTTCCTCAAGATCATGCCGGAGAAGATCGCCGAGTACGAAGCCCTGCTCAGCGGCAACCCCATCTGGATCTCGCGCCTCAAGGGCGTTGGCCCTCTGTCCGCGGCGGACGCGATCGCACTCGGCGTCTCCGGCCCGCCGCTGCGCGCCTCCGGCGTCGATTGGGATCTGCGCCGCGACATGCCCTACTCCGGCTATGAGAAGTACCAGTTCAAGGTGCCCACCAGCACCGTGGGCGATGTGTGGGCGCGCTACGCCGTCCGCATGGAAGAGATGTACGAGTCGGTCAAGATCTGCACCCAGGCGCTCGACCGCATGCCCGAAGGCGCAATTGTCGCCGACGCTCCCAAGATCGTCCTTCCGGAACGCGAGCAGATGAAGACCCAGATGGAGTCCCTCATCCATCACTTCAAGATCGTCACCGAGGGCTTCGCCGTCCCCGCGGGCGAGGTCTTCCAGACCATCGACTCTCCGCGCGGCCTCATGGGCTACTACGTCGTCTCCGACGGCACCGCCAAGCCGCTGCGCGTCCACATGCGTAACCCCAGCTTCGCCACGCTGCAGGCGCTTGAGACCATGTGTAAGGGCAAGCTGCTGGGCGACGTCGTCGCTGTCATCGGCTCCATCGACATCGTTCTCGGCGAAATCGATCGCTAA